One window of the Marmota flaviventris isolate mMarFla1 chromosome 2, mMarFla1.hap1, whole genome shotgun sequence genome contains the following:
- the Znf770 gene encoding zinc finger protein 770 — translation MMDENNFKMLKIQECVEANKVPRNRPYICNICFKQFETPSKLARHYLIHTGQKPFECDVCHKTFRQLVHLERHQLTHNLPFKCSICQRHFKNLKTFVKHQQLHNETYQNDVKQVRRLLEAKQEKPVYGVYNTFTSDERWALHSCSKPDPTYSTTKRRKSIHACTICGKMFPSQSKLDRHALIHTGQKPFKCVLCSKSFRQSTHLKIHQLTHSEERPFQCCFCQKGFKIQSKLLKHKQIHTRNKTFQTLSLKVKSPESCPLPNKLNTKQDGFENGDMGESENNPLDVHSIYIVPFQCSECEECFESEQILNGHKCFPARGGKIPRRLKRSYNYKTIVKKILAKLRRAGGKKLDNFRTEKKVFKNSFLKNNDIISGEQNSEQAQRTFVGSLGKHGTFKTVGNKKKKILTLPFSWQKQFQSQNMGKNLKDVLMTESILTMDSSVNNKDLSIYGSSGEELFNNCEVLQCGFSVPSENIHNGHKMFPCDKCEKVFPSVSKLQRHYLIHTGQRPFACSDCGKSFRQSAHLKRHKETHIEKGAYSSLYQLDFENMNKFLSQQGDNVSCNASEQCQSLGFQKYEVSESGQISEKEGKAESEDFILGTHCRNRQPYLSNALLESEQSHHCYSYSGQPERNDGLLYPCSVCCKSFRSPSKLERHYLIHAGQKPFECSVCGKTFRQAPHWKRHQLTHFKERPQEKIAVLDSVM, via the coding sequence ATGATggatgaaaacaattttaaaatgctaaagatTCAGGAGTGTGTAGAAGCCAACAAAGTGCCTAGAAACAGGCCATATATTTGCAATATTTGCTTCAAGCAGTTTGAAACACCATCAAAACTGGCTAGACATTATCTCATTCATACTGGTCAAAAACCATTTGAATGTGATGTTTGTCATAAAACATTTAGGCAACTAGTTCATCTGGAGAGGCATCAGCTAACTCATAATCTGCCTTTTAAATGTAGTATTTGTCAACGCCACTTTAAAAATCTGAAGACGTTTGTGAAGCACCAGCAACTTCACAATGAAACCTATCAGAATGATGTTAAGCAGGTCAGAAGATTGCTGGAGGCCAAGCAAGAAAAGCCAGTATACGGAGTGTATAACACTTTTACCAGCGATGAGAGATGGGCATTACACTCATGCTCTAAGCCTGATCCCACGTACAGTACAACGAAGAGAAGAAAGAGTATTCATGCATGTACAATCTGTGGCAAGATGTTTCCGTCACAATCAAAACTTGATAGGCATGCACTTATTCATACTGGTCAGAAGCCTTTTAAATGTGTCCTGTGCAGTAAATCTTTCCGACAGTCAACTCATTTAAAAATCCACCAACTCACACATTCAGAAGAAAGACCttttcaatgttgtttttgtCAAAAAGGATTTAAGATTCAAAGCAAACTTCTGAAGCATAAACAAATCCATACTAGGAATAAGACTTTTCAGACTCTTTCATTAAAGGTGAAGAGTCCAGAATCATGCCCCCTGcctaataaattaaatacaaagcaAGATGGTTTTGAAAATGGCGATATGGGTGAATCTGAGAATAATCCACTTGATGTTCACTCTATTTATATTGTCCCTTTTCAGTGTTCAGAGTGTGAAGAATGTTTTGAATCAGAGCAGATTCTCAATGGACACAAGTGTTTTCCTGCCAGAGGTGGCAAAATTCCAAGGAGGCTCAAAAGAAGCTACAACTATAAAACCATTGTTAAAAAAATCTTGGCCAAGCTTAGACGTGCTGGGGGTAAAAAATTAGATAACTTTCGAACAGagaaaaaggtatttaaaaacagttttttgaaaaataatgatataatttcTGGTGAGCAGAACTCTGAACAAGCCCAGAGAACATTTGTGGGTTCTCTTGGCAAACATGGAACATTTAAAACAGTtggtaataaaaagaagaaaatattgacttTGCCATTTTCTTGGCAAAAGCAATTCCAGAGccaaaatatggggaaaaatttaaaagatgtccTTATGACAGAAAGCATATTAACTATGGATAGTTCAGTGAATAATAAAGACTTGTCCATCTATGGTTCATCAGGTGAGGAACTCTTTAATAACTGTGAAGTGCTTCAGTGTGGTTTTTCAGTTCCAAGTGAAAATATACATAATGGACATAAGATGTTTCCTTGTGATAAATGTGAGAAAGTTTTTCCTTCTGTATCCAAACTACAAAGACACTATTTAATTCATACTGGACAGAGGCCTTTTGCCTGTAGTGATTGTGGGAAATCTTTTAGACAGTCAGCTCActtaaaaagacataaagaaaCACATATTGAAAAGGGTGCATATAGTTCTCTTTACCAGctagattttgaaaatatgaacaaatttctTAGTCAACAAGGTGATAATGTTAGCTGTAATGCTTCTGAACAATGTCAGTCTCTTGGCTTTCAAAAATATGAGGTTTCAGAGTCAGGTCAGATATCTGAAAAAGAAGGTAAGGCAGAATCAGAGGATTTCATTCTTGGTACCCATTGTAGGAACAGACAACCCTATCTCTCTAATGCACTTTTGGAATCAGAGCAAAGCCACCATTGTTATAGTTATTCAGGGCAGCCTGAGAGAAATGATGGCCTCCTTTACCCATGCAGTGTTTGTTGTAAAAGTTTCCGATCTCCATCTAAACTGGAAAGACATTATCTAATTCATGCAGGGCAGAAACCATTTGAATGCTCAGTTTGTGGCAAAACATTCAGACAGGCTCCTCACTGGAAGAGACATCAACTTACTCACTTTAAAGAACGACCACAAGAGAAAATAGCTGTCTTAGATTCAGTTATGTAA